A single region of the Vicia villosa cultivar HV-30 ecotype Madison, WI linkage group LG4, Vvil1.0, whole genome shotgun sequence genome encodes:
- the LOC131597545 gene encoding uncharacterized protein LOC131597545: MEVPSSDQLASALYLSQSWVKANFESKVNRSGISLECLLKEAHDVADKGAWRGFNALLALCVYWIVLFPNIPKFVDINAIRIFMTGNPVHMPSRKHKDIGGVVNCCLPLLYMWFNSHMPCKGAFVATRDSLTWAKRLMGLRAKDIRWYTPKLDWKDDEMVSECGEFDNVPLIGVRGGINYNPRLTVRQLGFDLVSPPEDRFVKESLYYDVSQDNTELQRAFGAWFNVRMRVKAELGKRDCIAHPDYAEWVENRAKYNELPFPFEDLLYTHGPDFPIDMSVGSF, encoded by the coding sequence ATGGAGGTTCCGTCGTCTGATCAATTGGCgtctgctctttatttgagccagTCATGGGTGAAAGCTAATTTTGAATCTAAGGTTAACCGTTCTGGTATCTCCTTGGAGTGTTTGTTGAAGGAAGCTCATGATGTTGCTGACAAGGGAGCGTGGAGGGGGTTCAATGCTTTATTGGCTTTATGTGTCTATTGGATAGTCTTGTTTCCCAACATACCTAAATTTGTGGACATAAATGCCATCCGTATTTTCATGACAGGAAACCCAGTTCATATGCCTTCTAGAAAGCATAAGGACATAGGAGGTGTTGTGAACTGTTGCCTTCCATTGTTATACATGTGGTTTAACAGTCATATGCCTTGCAAAGGAGCTTTCGTAGCTACTCGAGATTCCTTGACCTGGGCGAAAAGATTGATGGGATTAAGGGCTAAGGACATTCGCTGGTATACTCCAAAGTTAGATTGGAAAGATGACGAGATGGTGTCTGAATGTGGGGAATTTGATAATGTTCCTCTCATAGGAGTTAGAGGTGGTATTAATTATAACCCACGTCTCACTGTGCGTCAGTTGGGTTTTGATCTGGTGAGTCCTCCCGAAGATAGATTTGTGAAAGAATCCTTGTACTATGATGTATCGCAAGACAACACTGAATTGCAGAGAGCTTTCGGAGCATGGTTTAATGTTAGAATGAGAGTCAAAGCGgagctggggaaaagagattgcaTTGCTCATCCTGATTATGCGGAGTGGGTGGAGAACAGAGCAAAATACAATGAGTTGCCTTTCCCTTTTGAGGACCTTTTGTACACGCATGGTCCTGATTTTCCTATTGATATGTCGGTGGGAAGTTTCTAA